CGCCCGGGCGATGGCCACCCGCTGCTGCTGCCCGCCGGACATCTGGTCGGGACGATGGTGACCGCGGTCCGCGAGTCCGACCAATCCCAGCGCAACCGCCACCTGCTCCCGCCGCTCCCGCCGCCCCAGCGAGGTCAGGAGCAGGGGCAACTCGACATTCTCGTGGGCCGTGAGCACCGGGATGAGGTTGAAGCTCTGGAACACGAAGCCCACGTTCTGGTTCCGCCAGTCGGCCAGCTCGGATTCACCGAGATTGGCCACGTTGATGCCCTGCACCCGCACCTCGCCCGAGGTCGCCCGGTCAATCCCGGCGATGATGTGCAGCAGGGTGGACTTGCCCGAGCCCGAGGGCCCCATGAGCACCGCAAATTCGCCGGACGCGATGTCGAGGGACACCCGGTTCAACGCGATCACGTTGATGTCGCCCTGGCGATAGATCTTGCTCAGATCCCTGACGACGACGATGGGCACGCCCATAAAGCCCGGAATTGGTATGCGACCGATCCCTCCGAGGCAATCCCTTCAGCAGCGCCGAAAGTTACGGTTCGATGGCCGCAACGAAGCCTCGTCCGCGCAGCCAATGGATCAGGTCGTGAGTCCACGGATGCGGCTGCGAAAAGTCCGGCGGCGCGGCCCCCAAGCCGAGCCCGTGGCGTCCGCTCTCGTAAACATGCAGCTCGAACGGCACGCGATGCCGCCGGAGGGCGGCGGCAAACTCCATGGAATTCTCGACGGGAACCACCGGATCGTCCGCCGTGTGCCAGAGGAATGCCGGCGGTGTCTCCGGAGTCACCTGCCGTTCGTTGGAAAGCAGTTCCACCAGCGCCGCGGAAGCGTCGGGTCCCAGCAAGTTCTGACGCGATCCCTGATGGCCGATGGGGCCCATGGAGATCACGGGGTAACAGAGGATTCCAAGGTCGGGGCGCGAACTGAAGCGATCCACCGGATCCGCGGCCCCGGGTTGGCCGGCATCGAAGTGGGTCATCAGGGTCGAGGCCAGGTGGCCTCCGGCGCTGCTGCCCATGATGCCCACACGGCCGGGGTCCACGGCGTAGTCCGCAGCGCGGGCCCGCACCCATCGCACGGCCCGGGCGGCATCCTGCAACATCGCAGGGTGCCGGTATCCGTGCGTGCCCAACCGGTATTTGAGCACGAAGGCGCTCACCCCGAGCCGGTTGAGGAAAAGCGCATAGTCCCGACCCTCATGACCGGCGAGGCCGCCGTAGCCACCTCCAGGACAGACAACGATGGCCGGCGTGGGCGTTGCCTCCCGGGTTGCGGGGTACGGGGTCAGTGTGGGCGCATCGTGGGCCGCCGTGCCCAGGGCTCCCGGAGCCCCGGCCGGCCACAGCATCACAGGACTCGCCGGCGCCGCCGCTGCGGTCACTTTCAGCAACAGGCCGGCACCCAGCAGCCAGGGCATGGTGGACACCGGGGCAGCCTGACGGCGGCGGTCGGCACCGGGCAAGCGCCGTTCTCCAAATCCGGCGTTGACTTGACGGACGGTTTCCCAACAACTGCTCCTGCTGCCTCAAGGTCCCGCAGGCCCCGGGCCGCGCGATGATCCTCCGGTCGTCCGCGCTCCGGGTGGCGGGTTCCAGCCCGCCGGAGCGCGGGCGCGGAGGCTTCCCGTTCTTGTTATGGAAACCAATTGTCGGCTCTTCGTGGGCAACCTCCCCTACCAGGTGGCGGAACGCGATCTTGAGGATCACTTTCGTGCGGCCGGGGTGGTCACCAGTGTCAATGTCATGCTCGACCGCGAGACGGGCCGTTCCCGCGGATTCGCCTTCGTCGAATTCAGCACGCCAGACGAGGCTCAAAAGGCGGTCGAGCTGTTCCACGGAAAGGAGCTCAACGGTCGCGCATTGACCGTGAACATCGCCCGACCCCGCGAGGAGCGTCACGGCGGCGGAGGCGGTCGGGGCGGCGATCGTGACCGCGGATGGAGCCGCGATCGCGGTTGATCGTGACGGCAGTGGCGCCGCCGCCGTTTACCCGGGTGATCCGCTCCAAGTCGGGGCGCGGGCATTAACGGTTTGACTCGTCCTTCACCGCTTCCTAGCGTCCCCCTGCAACGTCACGGTTATGTCTGATCCCACCACTCCCGGCGCTCCGACCCCGGCTTCTGAACCTCCGAAGGCGGCCGATGCCGCCCAGAAAAAGCAGACGGTCCGGATCAGCCTGCCCCCGAAGCCCGCGGCCGGCCCTTCCATCAAAATCCCTGCTCCGAGCGCACCGGCCGCACCGGCCGCCGCGGTCCAGGCGGCGGCAGCACCCGCTGCGGCCGCACCCGCGGCGCGCCCGGCGGGCCCTGCACCCGCACCCGCCCCTGCGGCCCCGCGCCCGGCCCCTGCGTCCGCCCCGATGACCCCGGCGCGCCCGGCGGTGGCCTCCGTCAGCCCCATTGATGTCGGGCTGGCCTTCGCCACCGTCGTCATCGGCCTGGCCGTGGTGGTGCGTCTCCTCTTCCTGGTGCCCGTCGCCTCCTGAAATGGCCTCACCCCACATCATCACGGTCACCAGCACCGGATTTGAGGAACAAGTCGGCCGTTCATCCGTTCCGGTGCTGTTGGACTTCTGGGCCGAATGGTGCGGCCCCTGCCGCATGATCGCACCCCTGCTGGATGAGTTGGCCACCGAATACGCCGGCAGGGCGACCATCGGCAAGGTCAACGTGGACCAGGAACCCGGTTTGGCCGCTGAGTACGGCATCTCCGGAATTCCCGCGCTCCTCGTCTTCAAGGGAGGTGCCGTCGTCAATCAAATGGTCGGCCTGCGCCCAAAGTCGGAGCTGAAGAAGGCCCTCGACGCAGCCATTGCCGGGTGATCCCCGGCGGTCACCCCCGCTGCCGACCCTGTGACGTTCTGGCTCGCCGGGTCTCCGCGCAGTTCAGGATCAGGATTGGGGAGGCGCCGGCGCCCCCAAGTCGGTTTCATGCCCTCCATTGAGGAGGAACAGGACCGCCATTCGGACGGCGAGCCCGTTCGTCACCTGCTTGAGAATCAATGAGTTCGGCCCGTCGGCCAGCTCACTGGAAATCTCCACTCCGCGGTTGATCGGCCCCGGATGCATGATCAGCACATCCGGCTTCATCCACGACATCCGGGACGCTGTCAGACCAAACAACGTCGCGTATTCCGGGATGCTGGGAAACGCGCTCATGCGCTGCCGTTCATGCTGGATGCGCAGGAGGTTGACGACATCCGCACCTTCCAGGGCTTCCTCCAGGCGCCACGTGACCCGTACCGCGGGATGCAGGGCCTCCAGTTGTCGCGGCACCAGCGTGGACGGCCCGCACAGGGTCACCCGCGCTCCCAGGGTGACAAGAGCCCACAGCGTGGACCGCGCCACCCGGCTGTTGAGGATGTCGCCGAGAATCGTCACCTGCAGACCCTCGATCCGACCAAGCTCCTCCCGGATGGTGAAGGCATCCAGCAGTCCCTGGGTGGGATGCTCGTGCGCGCCGTCCCCGGCGTTGATCACATGCGCATTACCGAACTGGGTGAGGTAAAGTGCCGCACCGCTGGCCGCATGCCTCAAAACGATGAAGTCGGCGTTCAGCGCCTCCAGGTTTCGGACCGTGTCCTTGAGGGTCTCGCCCTTTTTGAGCGAACTGGACTCCGTGGTGAAATTGATCACGTCGGCGCTCAACCGCAGTGCGGCCAACTCAAAGCTGATACGGGTCCGGGTGCTGGGCTCGGCAAACAGGTTGACCACGGTCCGCCCGCGCAGGGCGGGAACCTTCTTGATCGCCCTCTCCCCGATGGCGCGGAACGCACGGGCCGTGTCGAGCACGGTGGTCAGTTCCGCGGCCGACAGGGACTGAAGATCAATCAGGTGCCGCCGCGTCCAGCTCATCGGGGCGCCTCCGTGATGTGGACGCTGTCGTCGCCGCCCGCCTCGACCCATCGGACGTCCACCCGCTGTTCCCGCGAAGTCGGCAGGTTCCTGCCCACAAAATCCGCACGGATTGGCAACTCCCGATGGCCGCGGTCCACCAACACCGCCAATTGGATTCGACGCGGTCGCCCAAGGTCTGCGAGGGCGTCGAGGGCGGCACGCACCGTACGGCCGCTGAACAGGACGTCATCCACGAGGACCACCGTCCGCCCCCCGACATCCACCGGGATTTCCGTGGGCATCACCGCAGGTGCCGCCCGGCGGTCCAGGTCATCACGATACATCGCCACATCCAAGCAGCCCACAGGCACGGGATGCCCGACAATCCGGCCCACGGCCGGTGCGAGGCGCGTCGCGAGGGCCACCCCTCCCTTCTGGATGCCGACGACCACCAGATCGTCCGAACTCGGATTGCCCTCGGCGATCTCATGGGCCATCCGGGCGATCACCCGACCCAGCACCGTGGAGTTGACCACCGGAATGCTCATGCGCCCATCACGTCCTGCGGCTCCGAAAGAATCCGCCGTCCGTTCCCGCAAGCCGGGAGAGAGGATTCACGAACCACGGCCATCCGAAGGGTCTCAGCGAAGGAGCCATCCACCTGCCGGGGACCTTGGAGGGGTGAAGGGGCTTCCATCAAGGGGCAAAACACCACGGAACCCGGCCCTCTGATGCCGCAGTCCGGGTCCGGATTGCCGGCAGCCGGGTTCGGACGGGGCTATCCCGCCCCCACCCCGGACGCGCCCGCCAAGGGTCCATCGTCCGTGGACGACTGCTGACGGGCACGCCGCCAACCGGCGCGGTAATGGGTGATCCAGTCCACCAAGGCCCTCTCGAAACCAATGTCGTAACCGGCCTTCTCCGACTCGATCCATTTGTGCCGGAGGATCTCCTCCTTCTCCGCCTGAAACTCGCGGTACAGCGTCGTGTTCATCAACAGCGCCCGAGCCCCTCGAATCGTGTCCACCTGTTGAGTCATACTCACGCGAAAATCGTCACAGCAAGGTAACGACGGACCCCGATGTGTAAACCAGTTTGTGGCGGGATGCGTTCCCTCGTTCGCTCGATGGGACGGCGGCGTCCGGACCCAAACGAGTTGAGCCCCCGCCTTGCGTCGCCAAGTCCAACTTGGCTACAAACCCGCCGTGCCGCAGCAGCAAACCATCCGCAAGGCCGCCTCGTTCTCCGGGATCGGCCTTCACTCGGGAAACCGGGTGACGCTGACGTTCCTGCCGGCTTCGCCCAACACAGGACTGCGGTTCCGAAGGGTGGACCTGGAAGACCGTCCCGAGCTCGATGCCCGCACGGAACTGGTCGTTGACACTCAACGGTCCACGACCCTTGGACGTGGTGCGGTGCGCATCCACACCGTTGAGCATGTTCTGGCCGCGCTTGCGGGGGCGGGGGTCACCAACGCGGTGATTGACCTGGATGCCAACGAGCCGCCGATCGGTGACGGCAGTTCGCGGGAGTTTGCACGGATGCTTCGTGACGTCGGGCTGGAGGTGCAACCGGACCCCATTGAACCCCTCCGCCTCACGGCCCCGGTCGAGGTGCAGGTCGGAGCCGCGCAGATGGCCGCCTTTCCACATCCGGGGCTGAAGCTCACCTGCACCAGCGTGGACAAGGGCGGGCGGTTCACCCAGTTCTACTCGCTGGAGGTGACCCCGGAGAGCTGGGAACGCGAATTGAGCCATGCCCGCACGTTCGGATTTCTCGACGAGATCGAGCACCTGTACCGGAACGGGCTGATCCGCGGCGCCAGCCTCGAGAACGCCATCATCGTCCGCGATGATGCGGTGCTGACCAACGAGCCGCTGCGCTATCCGGAGGAGTTCGTGCGCCACAAGATGCTGGATCTGGTGGGGGATCTGGCGCTGATCGGACGTCCGCTGCACGCCCACATCCTGGCGGTCCGACCCAGCCACCAGGCGAACACCGAGCTGGCCCGGGCCATTCTCGCCCAGGCCCGCAAGCCGCTCGAGGCCGCCCAATCCTTTGCCCCGCCGCCTCCCGAGGCCCGGCCCCGCGCCTCACGGACCGAATCCCGGGGCCCCGCTTCTGCCGCCGTGACCACTCCCGACTCCACCGAAACCGTCGTGCGCGACGGCGCCGTCCTCGACATTGACCAGGTCATGAAAATGCTGCCGCACCGGCCACCGTTCCTGATGGTGGACCGGGTGACGCGCATTGCCGGCAACCAGATCACCGGCCTCAAGCAGGTGACGATGGGCGAGCCGTATTTTTCGGGACACTTCCCCGGACACCCCATCATGCCCGGGGTCCTCCAACTGGAGGCCATCGCGCAGGTCGCGGGCATCCTCCTCATGCGGCAGGCGGACAACCTCGGGAAGCTGGCCTACTTCATGTCGGCCGAGGACGTCAAATGGCGCAAGCCGGTCCGTCCCGGGGACTCCCTGGTGATCAATGTGGAGCTGACCAAGACACGGGGTCGGATCTGCAAGGCCAAGGGGGTCTGCACGGTCAACGGCGAGACGGTCAGCGAGGCGGAGGTCACGTTCATGCTGGTGGACCGCTGAGCATGGCCACGACTCACCACTCCACCGCCATCCTCCATCCCGGGGCGGAGATCGGGGACGGATGCGAGATCGGCCCGTACTGCATCGTGGGCGCGCACGTCCGGCTGGGTCCGGACTGCCGGCTGCACGCCCACGTGGTGATTGACGGGCATACCGTCCTGGGCGCCCGCAACGAGGTCTATCCTTTCGCGTGCCTGGGGGCTCGCAGCCAGGATCTGAAGTGGCGCGGGGGGCTGACCCGGGTCGAGATCGGCGACGACAACACCTTTCGGGAATACGTCACCGTGCATGCGGCCACCGCGGATGGCGGGGTGACGACCCTCGGGTCCCACAATCATCTGCTCGCCTACACGCACGTGGCGCACGACTGCCGGCTCGGCAATCACATCGTGATGTCGAACCTCGCGCAGATGGCCGGGCACGTCACCGTGGAGGACCATGCGATTCTCGCCGGCATGTCGGCCATCCACCAGTTCTGCCGCATCGGTCGTCTGGCCATGGTCGCCGCCTGCACACCCGTGCGGCAGGATGTCGTCCCGTTCATGCTTGTTTCCGGTGATCCGGCAGTCACCGTTAAGGCCAACACCGTCGGGCTCGAACGGGCCGGCGTCCCGCCGGAGGTCATCCGCACCCTCGGTCAGGCCCACCGGATCGTCTTTCGCGACGGGCTGGCCCTTCCGAATGCCCTGACACGGCTGGAGTCCGAGCTGCCCGACTCCCCGGAACTCCGCCACCTGATCCGGTTCCTGCGCTCCAGCGAACGCGGCATCACCCGGTGACCGGGGAATGCGCGGGACCCCTCCGCCTCGCCTGGGCCGCCATTGAACAACGGGAGGACTTCCGGCGTCCCAAGGCGCGGACTCCCTGTAAACCGGCGGCCTTCGCTGCCACCCAAGGGCGTCCCGCCTCTGGGAGAATTGAAACCGGCGGGACGCCCGCTGCCCCACCCCCTTCGCCTTGGTGCGGGCACCGTCCCAAGCCCTTCCGTCCGGGCAACATGAGACGCCCACAACGCCCAAAACGCCGACCACGCCACCGGGCCGTTTACGCCGGGAGCAGCACCACATCCTCCTTTTCCGCCGCGAATTCGGCATCCTCCACGTCGCTCTGCAGCGGTGCAAACCGTTCGGAATTGAAGCCCAACTCCCCGTTCAGGCCCGATTTCAATGCCGGGTCGCGAGGGTTGATGATTTCCTCGAGCAGGACGCCGATCTCCCCGTCCTTCCGCCCGCTCTCCGCACGCGTGTAATTGCCGCGTCCGATGTAGGTTGCACGCACGGTGTACACCGCATCCTTCACCGGAAGCGCCTTGAAAAAGAGCGCCGCCAGCGGGGGAAACTCGTCATTGACGCAGACCACCTTTTGTCCCTTCGCGAACATGTCCGGAGGATGCGAAACCGGGGTCAGCGCCTCCAGCCTGAGTTCGCAGCCTGGGTGAGATCGGTGGAAATCAGCATGCCGCAACCGCAGGGGCTCCCGGACCGGTATCGCATGACTTGCCGGCCGTGGAAGGACTCGATTTCGGTATAGCTCACCGTTGCTGCGTCGGCCCGGTGCATGCAGGTGGAGTACGGCCCGCGCATCGGCTCATGCGAAGCGTGCAGGCGGTGCAACCAAGCTTCACTGCCGGCATCCGCGGCCTCCCGGCACCTCTGAAAGACGCCGCTCCGAGCGCGACGCGCCCCGGCTTCGTCGAAGCCCGAGGAAATCCACTGCCGGGGCGCCCACGGGTGGGACCTCGCCGTCAACGCCACCCGGTTCCAACGCCACTCATGAACGGTCCCGGTCCCCGGAAAAATGCCGATGAGGCGGAACGGATTCATCTGGGCCAGCGGCAGCGCTCCCACCAGGACGGTGACCTGGTCTGGCTGATCGGCGGTCCGGGCAGCCAACACCACGCCGCCCCGGGAGGCCACTGGCGCCGGCGCGCGGGCAGTTTCGGCATACCCATTCACCAGGGCCAGAGTGATGCCGGCATCGTTCAGGTTGATCCACGTGCCGCCGCCGGGTTCCCGGGGGTGAAGGACGCGGCGTCCGTAGACCTCGTGGACCGAGGGAGGAAGGGCGGCAACGCGCGACCGCAGTTCGTCGCGGTTCATGGCGAGACGGTAGTTGCGGCCCTTGGGCCAGAAGGTGACGGAACACATGGAGAACAGTGGTCGCGCCGCGGTTCGGTGATGCCGCGGACGTCAGTCCGCGAGCGGATAGCTGGCCGTCAGCCGGGTCGTGTCGCGCCAGGCGCGCCAAAGTTCCATGACCGTGTTGCTGCGGGCACCCCGGTCCCGGTTGGCGGCACCAATGGCGAAGACCAGCTCCCACTGCTGGAACAGCGTCCGGTAGGCCCCATGGAGCGGACTCCGGGAGTCGTAGATGCTGGTCGCCTCGGCGGCGGCACCGTTGAGTTCAATGATCTGGAAGTTTCGGCCGGCGCTCAGATCCGTCTCTGAGGCGTAGCGCAGATCGTAGCGGCCGATGAAAAATCCGGGCACGCCTCGTGAGATGCTGTCGAGCCGGTCGGCAAGTCCGGGCGTCAGCAGATGGGCACCGTCCCGGAAGATGCAGCCCTGGGCATGATTTCCGGCCTCGACCAGCCGCAGCGCTTCGCCCTTCGCCAACACGTCGTCGCGCCGGGTGGC
This is a stretch of genomic DNA from Verrucomicrobiia bacterium. It encodes these proteins:
- a CDS encoding ABC transporter ATP-binding protein, which produces MGVPIVVVRDLSKIYRQGDINVIALNRVSLDIASGEFAVLMGPSGSGKSTLLHIIAGIDRATSGEVRVQGINVANLGESELADWRNQNVGFVFQSFNLIPVLTAHENVELPLLLTSLGRRERREQVAVALGLVGLADRGHHRPDQMSGGQQQRVAIARALVTDPALLVADEPTGNLDARSAEDVLTILQRLSRDAGKTVIMVTHDPKAAAYGTRELHLEKGELARDTVAA
- a CDS encoding alpha/beta hydrolase fold domain-containing protein, whose translation is MPWLLGAGLLLKVTAAAAPASPVMLWPAGAPGALGTAAHDAPTLTPYPATREATPTPAIVVCPGGGYGGLAGHEGRDYALFLNRLGVSAFVLKYRLGTHGYRHPAMLQDAARAVRWVRARAADYAVDPGRVGIMGSSAGGHLASTLMTHFDAGQPGAADPVDRFSSRPDLGILCYPVISMGPIGHQGSRQNLLGPDASAALVELLSNERQVTPETPPAFLWHTADDPVVPVENSMEFAAALRRHRVPFELHVYESGRHGLGLGAAPPDFSQPHPWTHDLIHWLRGRGFVAAIEP
- a CDS encoding RNA-binding protein gives rise to the protein METNCRLFVGNLPYQVAERDLEDHFRAAGVVTSVNVMLDRETGRSRGFAFVEFSTPDEAQKAVELFHGKELNGRALTVNIARPREERHGGGGGRGGDRDRGWSRDRG
- the trxA gene encoding thioredoxin encodes the protein MASPHIITVTSTGFEEQVGRSSVPVLLDFWAEWCGPCRMIAPLLDELATEYAGRATIGKVNVDQEPGLAAEYGISGIPALLVFKGGAVVNQMVGLRPKSELKKALDAAIAG
- a CDS encoding aspartate carbamoyltransferase catalytic subunit, yielding MSWTRRHLIDLQSLSAAELTTVLDTARAFRAIGERAIKKVPALRGRTVVNLFAEPSTRTRISFELAALRLSADVINFTTESSSLKKGETLKDTVRNLEALNADFIVLRHAASGAALYLTQFGNAHVINAGDGAHEHPTQGLLDAFTIREELGRIEGLQVTILGDILNSRVARSTLWALVTLGARVTLCGPSTLVPRQLEALHPAVRVTWRLEEALEGADVVNLLRIQHERQRMSAFPSIPEYATLFGLTASRMSWMKPDVLIMHPGPINRGVEISSELADGPNSLILKQVTNGLAVRMAVLFLLNGGHETDLGAPAPPQS
- the pyrR gene encoding bifunctional pyr operon transcriptional regulator/uracil phosphoribosyltransferase PyrR; protein product: MSIPVVNSTVLGRVIARMAHEIAEGNPSSDDLVVVGIQKGGVALATRLAPAVGRIVGHPVPVGCLDVAMYRDDLDRRAAPAVMPTEIPVDVGGRTVVLVDDVLFSGRTVRAALDALADLGRPRRIQLAVLVDRGHRELPIRADFVGRNLPTSREQRVDVRWVEAGGDDSVHITEAPR
- the lpxC gene encoding UDP-3-O-[3-hydroxymyristoyl] N-acetylglucosamine deacetylase, translating into MPQQQTIRKAASFSGIGLHSGNRVTLTFLPASPNTGLRFRRVDLEDRPELDARTELVVDTQRSTTLGRGAVRIHTVEHVLAALAGAGVTNAVIDLDANEPPIGDGSSREFARMLRDVGLEVQPDPIEPLRLTAPVEVQVGAAQMAAFPHPGLKLTCTSVDKGGRFTQFYSLEVTPESWERELSHARTFGFLDEIEHLYRNGLIRGASLENAIIVRDDAVLTNEPLRYPEEFVRHKMLDLVGDLALIGRPLHAHILAVRPSHQANTELARAILAQARKPLEAAQSFAPPPPEARPRASRTESRGPASAAVTTPDSTETVVRDGAVLDIDQVMKMLPHRPPFLMVDRVTRIAGNQITGLKQVTMGEPYFSGHFPGHPIMPGVLQLEAIAQVAGILLMRQADNLGKLAYFMSAEDVKWRKPVRPGDSLVINVELTKTRGRICKAKGVCTVNGETVSEAEVTFMLVDR
- the lpxA gene encoding acyl-ACP--UDP-N-acetylglucosamine O-acyltransferase — encoded protein: MATTHHSTAILHPGAEIGDGCEIGPYCIVGAHVRLGPDCRLHAHVVIDGHTVLGARNEVYPFACLGARSQDLKWRGGLTRVEIGDDNTFREYVTVHAATADGGVTTLGSHNHLLAYTHVAHDCRLGNHIVMSNLAQMAGHVTVEDHAILAGMSAIHQFCRIGRLAMVAACTPVRQDVVPFMLVSGDPAVTVKANTVGLERAGVPPEVIRTLGQAHRIVFRDGLALPNALTRLESELPDSPELRHLIRFLRSSERGITR
- a CDS encoding NRDE family protein: MCSVTFWPKGRNYRLAMNRDELRSRVAALPPSVHEVYGRRVLHPREPGGGTWINLNDAGITLALVNGYAETARAPAPVASRGGVVLAARTADQPDQVTVLVGALPLAQMNPFRLIGIFPGTGTVHEWRWNRVALTARSHPWAPRQWISSGFDEAGARRARSGVFQRCREAADAGSEAWLHRLHASHEPMRGPYSTCMHRADAATVSYTEIESFHGRQVMRYRSGSPCGCGMLISTDLTQAANSGWRR